One genomic segment of candidate division WOR-3 bacterium includes these proteins:
- a CDS encoding ROK family protein, with amino-acid sequence MRRASFDIGIDLGGTNIKIGLVDGVGRVRARRVLLTRAASGPTQALKRIGAVVEELRKRRKVASVGIGIAGLVDHAAGIVRVPPNLPGWNGTPVKRTLEGITGLPVYCTNDANAVALGESLHGAGHGCRHLLCVTLGTGVGGGIVADGRLLTGANGAAGEIGHTAIFADGLPCPCGHNGCVERYVGARYVEDRARKRVRAQLKRLKDHRNQISLFPGMKTEGPSLMFEFAKGDAAGITMREIGRAARAGDRLALALVEEVGDYLGTALANAVELLDPERIVIGGGVSGIGRPLLKAVRRSVFRRTQALPGRNLDIVFSELGIEAGIVGASRLRKLAESS; translated from the coding sequence ATGCGTAGAGCTTCATTCGACATCGGCATCGACCTCGGCGGTACCAACATCAAGATCGGGCTGGTTGACGGTGTGGGCCGGGTCAGAGCCCGGCGGGTTCTCTTGACACGTGCCGCGTCCGGACCGACGCAGGCTCTGAAGCGGATAGGGGCGGTGGTCGAGGAACTGCGGAAACGACGGAAGGTCGCCTCGGTCGGTATCGGGATCGCGGGACTGGTCGACCACGCTGCCGGCATAGTGCGCGTGCCGCCGAATCTGCCGGGATGGAACGGTACGCCGGTGAAGCGGACGCTCGAAGGTATCACCGGTCTGCCGGTGTACTGCACCAACGACGCGAACGCGGTAGCTCTGGGCGAGTCGCTGCACGGAGCGGGCCATGGCTGCCGGCACCTGCTCTGCGTGACGCTAGGCACCGGAGTCGGCGGCGGGATAGTCGCGGACGGCCGACTTCTCACCGGCGCCAACGGCGCGGCCGGAGAGATCGGCCACACTGCCATCTTTGCGGACGGGCTGCCTTGTCCCTGCGGTCACAATGGCTGCGTCGAGCGTTACGTCGGGGCGCGCTACGTGGAGGACCGGGCGCGGAAGCGGGTGCGGGCGCAACTGAAGCGTCTCAAGGACCACAGGAACCAGATCTCGCTCTTTCCGGGGATGAAGACCGAAGGCCCAAGCCTGATGTTCGAGTTTGCCAAAGGGGATGCGGCGGGGATAACGATGCGCGAGATCGGCCGGGCCGCGCGGGCCGGCGACCGGCTGGCCCTGGCCCTGGTTGAAGAAGTCGGGGACTACCTGGGCACGGCGCTCGCCAACGCCGTGGAGCTGCTGGACCCGGAGCGTATCGTTATCGGCGGCGGCGTGAGTGGCATCGGCAGACCCCTGCTGAAGGCGGTGCGGAGATCGGTGTTCCGCCGAACCCAGGCTTTGCCGGGTCGGAATCTGGACATAGTCTTTTCCGAGCTTGGGATCGAAGCCGGGATCGTCGGCGCCAGCCGGCTCAGGAAGTTAGCAGAGAGCAGCTAG